The following are from one region of the Rhipicephalus microplus isolate Deutch F79 chromosome 1, USDA_Rmic, whole genome shotgun sequence genome:
- the LOC119185964 gene encoding carcinine transporter-like: MDTIIPYTPDPYSTRFKLEVISFNDFEVFVFSFKIFFKRSFVDVDCDSELEVGPGFVTYCCYHTNVYNTSFLGTDVYLSYTLGSLVELPGLLLVLFGLDTLGRRWPMVIVTGVAGIVGILFILFRNGSHVSVLVLSLLMRVCLTAEYDTIMQYSAEVYPTVLRGRGLALLRFAGTLSLYASPPIVYLSRLDPTYPMLITGVMSLVLSILSLFLPETKGKHMPQTLQDGELFGADQRILDFPCLGDKGEPTCCDSPNASAAVSC, translated from the exons atggacacgataatCCCGTACACGCCAGATCCAT ATTCAACTCGTTTCAAGTTAGAAGTTATTTCCTTCAACGATTTTGAGGTTTTTGTTTTCTCCTTCAAGATCTTTTTCAAGAGATCGTTTGTTGACGTGGATTGTGATTCAGAGTTGGAAGTCGGCCCTGG GTTTGTCACGTACTGCTGCTACCACACCAATGTCTACAACACGTCATTCCTCGGCACAGATGTATACCTCTCGTACACGTTGGGCTCCCTAGTGGAACTGCCTGGATTGCTGCTTGTGCTGTTTGGCTTGGACACGCTTGGTCGCCGTTGGCCGATGGTTATTGTGACGGGTGTTGCTGGCATTGTTGGCATCCTGTTCATTCTCTTCCGCAATG GTTCCCATGTCTCTGTACTGGTGCTGAGCCTTTTGATGAGGGTGTGCCTGACAGCCGAGTACGACACCATCATGCAGTACTCTGCTGAGGTGTACCCAACTGTTCTCAGAGGTCGGGGCTTGGCGTTACTACGCTTTGCCGGCACCCTCAGTCTCTACGCTAGCCCACCTATCGTCTACTTG TCTCGCCTGGACCCCACATACCCAATGCTCATCACAGGCGTCATGTCTCTGGTTTTGAGTATCCTCTCCTTGTTCCTGCCTGAAACCAAAGGCAAGCACATGCCTCAGACGCTGCAAGACGGAGAGCTTTTTGGAGCAGACCAGCGTATCTTGGATTTTCCTTGCCTCGGTGACAAAGG cgaGCCAACGTGTTGTGATTCACCCAATGCATCTGCTGCAGTGAGCTGCTAG